The nucleotide window TAGAAATAGGATTAATACAGctattggaccccatgatgaactgtcaaaaaaaaaactcaaactctatggccacatcacgaggtactcagggcttgcaaagaccttccttcaggagacagtaccaggaagaagaagaagaagagcaaGACAGAGGAAGTGttaggaagacaacatcaaagaatggactggcctgtcattgaatgaaattttaatcaaggcaaatgacagagaggaaAGGAGAAAGACAGTAGATAGATCTTGTCCCAAAGGCTCAACAGACTAAATTAAAGGTCAAGGTAAAGGTGAAAAGAATTCCATTGAGCATTGATACATTACAAAAAAAGGATTGATGAAATGGCTTCCGTGAGTACTTAGAAACATCTGAATTAACTTCTTTACAACAATCTTCCACAGACCATGAATATGTCACAAATCTTCCACTTCAGATGTTGTTATACttcaactgcttttactttccaTTTTGGTTTATCGGGAGCTTGGTCATATTGGACCTTAAggtatttatctttttttttttttcatttttatgcaTTATATTGGTTAGTTAATATCCTTGTTAAGTAAGGCGTACAACTGAAATGAGCTAATCCTTCTTCATTGTtcaaatgttaataatatacttttgtttacaattatGGCTTAAATTTAGAAGTGTTTATCTCATGAGTGCTGTgaacatttattttgatttttatccCACAGTGGCAGCCTCTTGATGAACTGTACAGAATAGTTTTGGTAGCTATttatattgtttactttataatagaGATCGTTCGCCTCTACCTTGGATATCTAGGAAACTTAATGGAAAGGGTaagaattttcttttggtcaggATTTTGTCtggtaaattttaatgatacaaaaataaatttaaaataaaatagatctttttcatttaatcatttttttaaaaataaccttCAATAtctaaaaaatgaattttgttttaaatgaaattctaatctaaataaattaattacccatattaGCTACTTGTTTCTCCATTGCTTACTAAATTTTGCCACAATTTCATTTGTATATAAGCGCAGGGTAATTAAAactttggtttaaaaaatgtaccatTTGAAACAAGCCTAGAGCCATGCCACATCAAGGAAATACACTGAAGTGcaggtttatttttatttccatacaGGTTCCAGAACTTGCAGGCAGTTGGTTACTGACATTGCTTCTGACCACTCCATTGATTTTGCTTCTTCTTATCAATGATAATGCAATAGTTCTTCCTTTTGAACGAGCTCTGCATATTATTATGACTATCATGGTGATACTTGAAGTTATCATTGGATACTTTGCTATACGAGCGATGGTGAATTATCAGGTTAGAATATAAAATACCTTACTTAGGCTTGTATAAATCatttttgaaatgtaaatagCTGTAGTTGATTACACATTGAATGTCACCTAGGTAGCCAAAGGTCTTGAAAAGTCTCAATGTGATGCAGTCCTCTTTGCATTGCCCCATTCTGTGTCAATTTtagcaagtcttttttttttttttaaataacatgggggtgctgttaagtgcttagcttctgaacttggggtcctgggttagaatttttgtgaagactgggattttgaatttcagaatttttagggtgcccctaagtccaccaactctaatggggaacttaacttttgcTAAACATAATGCACTttctcaattttgtttttgtttcaagttgATAGCAGACGAATGATGTCTGTAaacttgcatttttttgttcaccTAAGTCACTCCTGTTGAACAAGGTCAGCTATTGACAATAGGTCTAATCATTATTGTTTGATcatgtttcttttaaataacatCCAAAACTTTCAGCCACTTTTAATGGAACACATTCAATTTTTGAACTATCAATATTGCTGTCCACTTTATTTTGTTGGTCTTGGGTGATAAATAGTATACAGATTTTGTATGTGTCATGTATGTTTACACGCCATGTTGCATGGTTTTCTAATTTAatgctgataaaaaaaatattttgaggcTTGCACACAAGTTTAAAGGGAAATCGTGAGAATATTGATTAATCAAATTCTCAGTAATGTCTAGCAGgtgtaaatacaaaatcactTGGGAGACTACAAAATGCATAAATCTTCATTGCACAAGCAAAAGTGCAGTTTTGTAGCAAGATCAATCACTGTCTTTCTGAACAATTCACACTTCATGATAAGAAATATTTCTATACATATTTTCtcaacctgtatggtgacatgtatgcactacgcaggGTTTCTgtcttttgcaagagaggatttgagcctctcaagccctcactcaaatggagtttgatgatgatgatacatatttttatatcacGGAGCATGCATATCTGTCATGAAATGTGAGGATACAACCTAGAACATACATGTCTGTCATGAAATGTGAGGATACAACCTAGAACATACATAGCTATGTAGAGGATACAAACAGACTGTAAGACTTTTAATTTCATGCTCtttgaaagtattttattaatttttctttctttctgcaGGTCACCAAGTATCACCTGCAACAATTTACAGATCTTGAAAACATTGATCAAAGTGGAAGCTATTTCCCTGAAACCCGTTACACCAGCTAGCCAGaaaaaatgtatcatttagCACTTACAAGATATAGtcattataattaaaatacGAAATTAGTTTACAGAAGGCGTTGACTTTAATAGGAAATGAAATCACATAAAACATTGATGCTTGCGACCTTAGGGACTCGTTAGGGAACCAAAAGATCTTATGATTTTTCTGAATTTATGTCCTCATGTTTAAATGAACATATTGACTATGGTATATCAAACTGATGTAGGCTTAATAAAAGTGTCTCTAATTAGAAATCTGCCACTGTATGAGGCATAGAATTGGGagtaaaaaacttttttgtgaTGATTTTCCTTGGTAGTAGAACAATGCTTGGAGACATTTAACTTCCAAAGAACTTTACCTTTTTTGATTAAAACTATGAGGTAGCAGTGAACTGAACTTACATATTGATTGGAAAGCATTATAGTCTTCAGAAGACATGTGAAGCTTTCTTTAAATCTTGAACCCACCTTTTGTTTTtggatgcatttttttttttcaaaaaatgtaattaatttatatacttttttagatttatgtaaCATTTGATACCATCCAAAGTGATAAtttgtaaatatgtaaataaataagtttttttttttttttttggtaaataaattgatctatttacaataataaaacaaattgcTGTTTCTTTGAATCTTTCTGAAgaactcaaaatgttttttgttgatataaatattatatgagTAATGTAACGagtaatgtaatgtaaaaaaaaaacaaccacacaattttttaaactgtttatttacatttcacacaaaaaaataaattaaaatattttttagacaGCTATACATTGCATTAAAACATGCATATaggtttgaaaatgtatatttcaATCAATTTCACTTTTCTGATAGCGTACACCATCGTGCACTTCTGACTAAAGTAGCATTGGCCAGCAGGCTGTTAGTATCTTTGCCAGAACGTGGACAGTACAAGGCCATCAAGTTTGAAGGTATCTGGAGGCGTTGAACTCCTTCTCTATCCTGGGAAAGGAAAACAATAAAGTTACACTTGTATACCACAAAAATACCTCATGCACAGCAAAATAATATTCAGAATGCATTCAGATTGTGATTTGGTTAACTAAATAATGTTAATGAAGTCAggaaaatataataatgattATGACTTATATGTGTACATTTTTCTATCAAAATTTCTTAGCAATAATAAGAAATCATGTACCGgtacaaataaaaagttaagcAATTTCATATTAACAACAATTTCTGAATGAAAAAGTTCCTGGTTATggtatattattaaaaacagattcttaacatatttctaaaaaaatattcttgaagTTATAAATTCTGCTAATTTATTCTTTCCTTTTATATATTGGAGATCAATATTAGGAGAGTTTCTATATAGTTTGTCTCCAGAGTGTATCTTGGGgccatttttttgttcattcatttctttttcaaatcaaattttATCAACTACAGAGCagcaagacttttttttacacataaCTTAAGCAAGCCAAGGGGACACAagatatatatggctccttttgtctcgaaaggcaatggatgcgcccaagtgagtcactggttttggcttaatcttgagacggggcagaatctggtgtggctaatcaagccaattctagaacggcagactttgccacaattcgtacatttgtatgcctctgatttagggctagcagacagggcagctttctttttttccctcttgattaaagccgcttcaattcttttattctcagcaagggttgtcccagcacgcacagtctgtctccatgcactccagtctttggctatgttttcccacatactttcactgatgcctgaggctctcatgtctcgcttgcagacatctctatatgttagtcttgggcggcccttgggtctgactccttccacaagctcagcatataagatatctttcgggattctaccatctggcatgcgggtgacatgtccgagccagcgtaatctcctttgtgtcaggagagcatacatgctgttcatattggccaatctcaaaacttcctgattggagacatggtccctccaagagatgcccattatgcgtctcaggcagcgcaagtggaaactattcaatctgtgctcttggtacatgtatgttgaccagctttcactgccataaaggagagtgctcacaacacaggcgttgtagactaggattttggtcgctgtggtcaatttaccattttcccagacgcgcttggatagttttgccaatgctgtggtagcttttcctatcctttttgtcagctcgatgtctaagtctaggttactgacaattgttgaacccaagtaggtaaattcctgcaccactgaaagggtgtggttcccaatttgtattataggtatttctgcaacgtcttgtgccaggatttcggtcttggagagacttatagtaaggctaaactcttgacaagcagctgctaaggcgttcactagcttctgtagacctccttgtgagtgagatacgagtgccgcgtcatcggcaaacagcagctcccttatcaagatacgacgccttttcgttttggctttaagacgtgccaggttaaagagccttccgtcggatctgctatggatgtatattccgtcttccagggatttaaaagcactggatagtacgactgagaagaagatgccaaatagtgtaggggccagtacacatccttgttttacaccgctcttaatggagaatggcctggaggaagaactttcaaactgaacggtgccctgcatattttcgtgaaaagctgacactagttttcttaacttatttggacagccgattctctctagtacagcaaacagaccgcttctgctaacatggtcaaaggccttggtcaaatcaataaaagctatgaagaggggctgcttttgttctctgctcttctcctgtagctgccgcagagagaaaatcatatctgttgtagatcttcctgccctaaagccacactgcgactctggataaacacgatctgccaggatctgtaatcgctttagtaacactctagcaaaagcctttccgactatgctaagcagtgagatgcctctgtaattgttacaatcagagcggtaaaaaaaaataaaaaataaagacacaAGATAAGGAGcatttaaaatagaataaaatagaatCCTGACTCTGACTGTccaccaaaacaaaaagaagacaaaatattaatGAAAATAGTGACCTTGGTTACAAATAGTTTTATGCacattaatttttgaaatttaagttATACATACACATTtcttcttagaaaaaaaacaacattggaacaatacatttttttaaaagtccatCTGACTTATCTAATAATcaagttttttaaaactataataaagaaaaaaagtcatcAGCTCACTGAGGCCAATATTTTGATTTCACTAAACTTTAGATTCATTATTGGAATGTCCAAAGATTTATTCAATTGAGATTTAAAGCTGATGTCCCATGTTATTCTGGTGGCAGAGCGGTAAAATGCTTGGTTTCTCAGGTTCAAATCTGTGTAGACTGTAATTTTGAACTTCAGTATTTTTAGGATGACGCCTAgtcattagttggagaaagtaaagaccGT belongs to Biomphalaria glabrata chromosome 12, xgBioGlab47.1, whole genome shotgun sequence and includes:
- the LOC106064894 gene encoding transmembrane protein 17B-like is translated as MDATLTRMDTTFRRTMTSVTDILFPVNKEKEEIRQQILRKNHEYVTNLPLQMLLYFNCFYFPFWFIGSLVILDLKWQPLDELYRIVLVAIYIVYFIIEIVRLYLGYLGNLMERVPELAGSWLLTLLLTTPLILLLLINDNAIVLPFERALHIIMTIMVILEVIIGYFAIRAMVNYQVTKYHLQQFTDLENIDQSGSYFPETRYTS